Proteins from one Sphingopyxis terrae subsp. terrae NBRC 15098 genomic window:
- a CDS encoding diguanylate cyclase translates to MRLATITNWAYAATVVLTIASSTTMLLASNATDRERAAVEQRYRLDQATATLEEDVFLLSDRARQYVNTGDPTYLVGYRSEEAALKSVEERISHIGDAGASTGEIEALADAVRLADLLHDEQHAAVASHEGGDEAKARQLLFGAEYERQLDRAELELKRFRDRLDARVQSQVNSATEVARLWKGISEITLALTALLVLCVLYFVFKQRVLHPVVKLSDVVNRLAAQDFAAEPPAFDQVDEIGDMAQAIRIFRENGLERQRLESERDADRAMRDLLSRMTQRLQGCDTMDDLKDVVQRFVPEITPGLAGRLYLLDRQRNMVVEACGWQNAGHSRAEFSALACWALRRGLPHRPAGDNVDVPCDHVDRSDAAAPIDTLCLPLTAQRETLGLLYFEAPAGNPGALSGPEIYLDMLAENIGLAIANLQLRETLRELALADPLTGLSNRRQLDQLLGIQIAQAERLGQDLGCLMIDVDHFKRFNDVHGHDAGDTVLREVGKVLAGVKRDAGLAFRYGGEEFMLLLPGLSVEGATERAEEIRTRVAALALGSEAGNMGPVTVSIGVAITPLHCPPDRLVRTADAALLRAKAMGRDRVEVAQQRDSFAAV, encoded by the coding sequence ATGCGTTTGGCGACAATCACCAACTGGGCCTATGCCGCGACGGTCGTGCTGACGATCGCGTCGAGCACGACGATGCTGCTGGCCTCGAACGCGACCGACCGCGAACGGGCGGCGGTCGAGCAGCGATACCGGCTCGATCAGGCGACCGCGACGCTGGAGGAGGATGTTTTCCTGCTCAGCGACCGGGCGCGACAATATGTGAACACCGGCGATCCGACCTATCTGGTCGGCTATCGTTCCGAAGAGGCGGCGCTCAAATCGGTCGAGGAGCGCATTTCTCATATCGGCGATGCCGGGGCATCGACCGGCGAGATCGAAGCGTTGGCCGATGCGGTGCGGCTCGCCGATCTGCTCCATGACGAACAGCATGCGGCAGTCGCCTCGCACGAGGGCGGCGACGAAGCGAAAGCGCGGCAATTGCTGTTCGGTGCCGAATATGAACGCCAGCTCGACCGCGCCGAACTCGAACTCAAACGCTTCCGCGACCGGCTCGACGCGCGGGTCCAGTCGCAGGTCAATTCCGCGACCGAGGTGGCGCGGCTGTGGAAGGGCATTTCGGAGATCACGCTGGCGCTGACCGCATTACTGGTGCTGTGCGTGCTGTATTTCGTCTTCAAGCAGCGCGTGCTGCACCCGGTCGTCAAGCTGAGCGACGTCGTCAACCGGTTGGCGGCGCAGGACTTCGCCGCCGAGCCGCCCGCCTTCGACCAGGTCGACGAGATCGGTGACATGGCGCAGGCGATCCGCATTTTCCGCGAAAACGGGTTGGAACGGCAAAGACTGGAAAGCGAACGCGACGCCGATCGCGCGATGCGTGACCTGCTGTCGCGGATGACACAGCGGCTGCAGGGCTGCGACACGATGGACGATCTGAAAGACGTCGTGCAACGCTTTGTCCCCGAAATAACGCCGGGGCTTGCCGGGCGCCTTTATCTGCTCGACCGCCAGCGCAACATGGTGGTCGAGGCGTGCGGGTGGCAGAACGCCGGCCATTCGCGCGCAGAATTTTCGGCGCTCGCCTGCTGGGCGCTGCGCCGCGGACTGCCGCACCGTCCCGCGGGCGACAATGTCGATGTGCCGTGCGACCATGTCGACCGCAGCGATGCCGCGGCGCCCATCGACACGCTGTGCCTGCCGCTCACCGCGCAGCGCGAGACGCTGGGCCTCCTTTATTTCGAAGCGCCGGCGGGCAACCCCGGCGCGCTGTCCGGCCCCGAAATCTATCTCGATATGCTGGCGGAGAATATCGGGCTGGCGATCGCCAATCTGCAATTGCGCGAAACGCTGCGCGAATTGGCACTCGCCGACCCGCTGACCGGCCTGTCGAACCGCCGCCAGCTCGACCAGCTGCTCGGTATCCAGATCGCGCAAGCCGAACGGCTGGGGCAGGATCTGGGCTGCCTGATGATCGACGTCGATCATTTCAAGCGTTTCAACGACGTCCACGGACACGACGCGGGCGACACGGTGCTGCGCGAAGTCGGCAAGGTGCTGGCGGGCGTGAAGCGCGATGCGGGCCTCGCCTTTCGCTATGGCGGCGAGGAGTTCATGCTGCTCCTCCCCGGCCTGTCGGTCGAGGGCGCGACCGAGCGCGCCGAGGAAATCCGTACCCGCGTCGCCGCACTGGCGCTGGGATCGGAGGCTGGGAATATGGGGCCGGTAACGGTGTCGATCGGCGTTGCGATCACCCCGCTGCACTGCCCGCCCGACCGGCTGGTCCGCACCGCCGACGCCGCCCTGCTGCGCGCGAAGGCGATGGGCCGCGACCGGGTCGAGGTGGCGCAACAGCGCGATTCCTTCGCCGCGGTCTGA
- a CDS encoding SCO family protein translates to MADIEGGTPPMVVVRRILWVLVAVAAVFGVILAVGGGDGSKSAPAASAGTAIGGPFTLTAADGSTLTDRTLKGRPFAIFFGFTRCPDVCPTSLARMAQLREQLGPDGMKFDIVFVSVDPQHDRPADIGSYVALFKTPIIGATGTDAQLAQIQKEYGVYVRKVPIEGGDYTVDHTAAIYLMDKDGHFVTTIDYHENDKTALEKLKRIIA, encoded by the coding sequence ATGGCGGACATTGAGGGCGGCACCCCGCCGATGGTCGTCGTTCGTCGCATCCTGTGGGTGCTCGTCGCCGTCGCCGCAGTCTTCGGCGTCATATTGGCGGTTGGTGGCGGAGACGGCAGCAAGAGCGCGCCGGCCGCCTCCGCCGGCACCGCGATCGGCGGCCCTTTCACGCTCACCGCGGCCGATGGCTCGACGCTCACCGACCGGACGCTGAAGGGCCGGCCCTTCGCGATCTTCTTCGGTTTCACCCGCTGCCCCGACGTCTGCCCGACCAGCCTCGCGCGCATGGCGCAGCTTCGCGAACAACTCGGTCCCGACGGGATGAAGTTCGACATCGTCTTCGTCTCGGTCGATCCGCAGCACGACCGGCCCGCCGACATCGGCAGCTATGTCGCGCTGTTCAAGACGCCGATCATCGGGGCGACCGGAACCGATGCCCAGCTTGCCCAAATCCAGAAGGAATATGGCGTCTATGTCCGCAAGGTGCCGATTGAGGGCGGCGACTATACGGTCGATCACACCGCCGCCATCTATCTGATGGACAAGGACGGCCACTTCGTCACCACCATCGACTATCACGAGAATGACAAGACGGCGCTCGAAAAGCTGAAGCGCATCATTGCCTGA
- a CDS encoding copper chaperone PCu(A)C, which yields MKPSIRIMLAATALVAAPPLLAHGVAAGALAIGHPWSRETAPGQKAGGGFLTITNKGKTEDRLISATSPAAADVQIHMMKVEDGVMRMRRVNGGLAIPAGGTLELKPGGYHIMFMGLKKPFKQGDMIPATLVFARQGKVAVRFKVQPIASTAPMEGGHGGH from the coding sequence ATGAAACCTTCAATCCGCATCATGTTGGCGGCAACGGCGCTGGTCGCCGCGCCGCCGCTGCTCGCGCACGGCGTCGCCGCCGGCGCGCTCGCCATCGGCCACCCCTGGTCGCGCGAAACCGCGCCGGGGCAAAAGGCCGGCGGCGGCTTTCTGACCATAACGAACAAGGGCAAGACCGAAGACCGGCTCATCTCGGCGACTTCGCCCGCCGCCGCCGACGTCCAGATCCACATGATGAAGGTCGAGGACGGGGTGATGCGGATGCGCCGGGTCAACGGCGGCCTCGCCATCCCGGCGGGTGGCACGCTCGAACTCAAGCCCGGCGGCTATCACATCATGTTCATGGGCCTCAAAAAGCCATTCAAGCAGGGCGACATGATCCCCGCGACGCTGGTCTTCGCGCGGCAGGGGAAGGTCGCCGTGCGCTTCAAGGTGCAACCGATCGCATCGACCGCACCGATGGAGGGCGGTCATGGCGGACATTGA
- a CDS encoding DUF2244 domain-containing protein, translating into MRRPEGWHADDEASAFDAPDGIRLRMRENRSRLTEHGRETFTVLILLFMAMAILPALQGRWLVPLFALSTMAALVLALEWHQRNPPPEEWLELSDGRFVWRGRSRAAVDLPSYWLRFELERRGPTDCRLVFHHRMQRFEVGHCLNLDERREIAPILARALAASNHMR; encoded by the coding sequence ATGCGCCGTCCCGAGGGGTGGCATGCGGACGATGAAGCGTCCGCGTTCGATGCGCCCGATGGCATCCGCCTGCGCATGCGCGAGAACCGGTCGCGCCTGACGGAGCACGGGCGCGAGACCTTTACCGTTCTGATCCTGCTGTTCATGGCGATGGCGATCCTGCCAGCGCTGCAGGGGCGCTGGCTCGTGCCGCTGTTCGCGTTGTCGACGATGGCGGCGCTGGTGCTGGCGCTCGAATGGCACCAGCGCAATCCGCCGCCCGAGGAATGGCTCGAACTGTCGGATGGCCGGTTCGTCTGGCGCGGGCGCAGCAGGGCGGCCGTCGACCTGCCGTCCTATTGGCTTCGCTTCGAGCTGGAGCGGCGCGGGCCGACCGACTGCCGACTCGTCTTCCACCACCGAATGCAGCGCTTCGAGGTCGGGCATTGCCTGAACCTCGACGAGCGGCGCGAGATCGCCCCGATCCTCGCCCGTGCGCTCGCGGCAAGCAACCACATGAGGTAG
- a CDS encoding DUF2946 family protein, protein MTGVRAWIARHRGLAMWLVALALLSKALVPAGYMPGHDASRTIDVVLCSDPGGQALAQQIVIPFEKGSEDVPAKHGGKGECAFTALAHGAVAAADPAFLLAAIAFLFALGFAPLPVPPLRRLSRLRPPLRGPPAHA, encoded by the coding sequence ATGACGGGGGTACGCGCCTGGATTGCACGTCATCGCGGGCTGGCCATGTGGCTGGTCGCGCTGGCGTTGCTTTCGAAAGCGCTGGTTCCCGCGGGCTATATGCCCGGCCATGATGCATCGCGGACGATCGACGTCGTCCTGTGTTCCGACCCCGGCGGTCAGGCGCTCGCGCAGCAGATCGTGATTCCCTTCGAAAAGGGCAGCGAAGATGTGCCCGCCAAGCATGGCGGCAAGGGCGAATGCGCCTTTACCGCGCTCGCACATGGCGCCGTCGCCGCCGCCGATCCGGCGTTTTTGCTTGCGGCGATCGCGTTTCTGTTCGCGCTCGGTTTCGCGCCGCTTCCGGTGCCGCCGCTGCGTCGTCTTTCCCGTCTCCGCCCGCCGCTGCGCGGCCCTCCGGCGCACGCCTGA
- a CDS encoding MFS transporter — MSADTAPTTTQAERDARALHDDGHPIAPGEIAIGVVIGRTSEFFDFFVYAIASVLVFPKLIFPQLDPLQGTLWSFAIFALAFVARPVGTVIFTAIDRAYGRGAKLTTALFLLGGSTAAIAFLPGYESIGIGAALLLALFRMGQGVALGGSWDGLASLLAINAPAGKRGWYAMIPQLGAPLGLIVASLLFMFLISALPAQDFLDWGWRYPFFVAFAINVVALFARLRIVVTPEYAALFEDKSLEPAPLTETVRSEWKVILTGAFAPLASFALFHMVTVFPLSWVFLFTEETPARFLMIEAVAAFVGVLAIIASGRLADSFGRRTVLGATAAAIAAFSGFAPQLLDAGEAGEAVFMILGFALLGLSFGQSSGALSSEFLPRHRYTGSAFTSDLAWLFGAGFAPMVALWLSSSFGLIAAGGYLLSGAVGTLVALWLNRELARTIG; from the coding sequence ATGTCTGCCGATACCGCGCCCACCACCACCCAGGCCGAACGGGACGCCCGCGCGCTTCACGATGACGGCCATCCGATCGCGCCGGGAGAGATCGCCATCGGCGTGGTCATCGGGCGCACGTCGGAATTTTTCGACTTCTTCGTCTATGCGATCGCATCGGTGCTGGTGTTCCCGAAGCTGATCTTTCCGCAGCTCGATCCGCTGCAGGGGACGCTCTGGTCCTTCGCGATCTTCGCGCTCGCCTTCGTCGCGCGCCCCGTCGGCACGGTGATCTTCACCGCGATCGACCGCGCCTATGGCCGCGGCGCAAAGCTGACGACCGCGCTGTTCCTGCTCGGCGGGTCGACGGCAGCGATCGCCTTCCTGCCCGGCTATGAATCCATCGGTATCGGCGCCGCGCTGCTCCTCGCGCTGTTCCGCATGGGCCAGGGCGTGGCGCTCGGCGGGTCGTGGGACGGGCTTGCCTCGCTCCTCGCGATCAACGCGCCGGCGGGCAAGCGCGGCTGGTATGCGATGATTCCGCAGCTCGGCGCCCCGCTCGGCCTGATCGTCGCAAGCCTGCTCTTCATGTTCCTGATCTCGGCGCTGCCCGCGCAGGATTTCCTCGACTGGGGCTGGCGCTATCCCTTCTTCGTCGCCTTCGCGATCAACGTCGTCGCGCTTTTCGCTCGGCTACGCATCGTCGTCACGCCCGAATATGCCGCACTGTTCGAGGACAAGTCGCTCGAACCCGCGCCGCTCACCGAAACGGTACGGTCGGAATGGAAGGTCATCCTGACCGGCGCCTTCGCGCCGCTCGCCAGCTTTGCGCTCTTCCATATGGTTACGGTTTTCCCGCTGTCGTGGGTGTTCCTGTTCACCGAGGAAACACCGGCGCGCTTCCTGATGATCGAGGCGGTGGCCGCGTTCGTCGGCGTGCTCGCGATCATCGCGTCGGGCCGGCTCGCCGACAGCTTCGGCCGCCGCACCGTGCTGGGCGCGACCGCCGCTGCCATCGCCGCGTTCAGCGGCTTCGCGCCGCAACTCCTCGACGCGGGCGAAGCGGGCGAGGCGGTGTTCATGATCCTGGGCTTCGCGCTGCTCGGGCTGTCGTTCGGCCAGTCGTCGGGTGCGCTCTCGTCCGAATTTCTGCCGCGGCACCGCTACACCGGATCGGCCTTCACCTCGGACCTTGCCTGGCTGTTCGGCGCGGGCTTCGCGCCGATGGTCGCGCTCTGGCTGTCGAGCAGCTTCGGCCTGATCGCCGCCGGCGGCTATCTGTTGTCGGGCGCGGTCGGCACGCTCGTCGCCCTGTGGCTCAACCGCGAACTGGCGCGCACCATCGGCTGA
- the cyoA gene encoding ubiquinol oxidase subunit II has translation MPEKLSRPSTRFRLLPLLAVFPLLAGCNMVVLDPAGDVAQQQGNLILVSTVLMLLIIVPVMALTIFFAWRYRAANKAATYKPDWDHSTQLELVIWAAPLLIIICLGAVTWVATHLLDPYRPLARTAPGQPVAAATQPIDVQVVALDWKWLFIYPEQGIATVNELALPAHHPVRFRISASSVMNSFYIPALAGQIYAMPGMETKLHGVFNQTGDFTGFSANYSGAGFSNMRFAVKSLDDAGFAAWVAATKAEGKTLDRNAYLALEKPSERAPVQRFAAVEPQLFDAVVNMCVEAGKMCMHDMMSIDAAGGAGIAGIHNVRSLAYDKFAARGSEPGYWGKRYVAALCSAPLMAKADTPDAAPASQAPLTGAGLPSPGKRAAPAQTALNAASPRPLS, from the coding sequence ATGCCAGAAAAGCTCTCCCGTCCGTCCACCCGATTCCGGTTGCTGCCGCTGCTCGCGGTGTTTCCGCTGCTCGCCGGTTGCAACATGGTCGTGCTCGATCCTGCGGGCGACGTCGCCCAGCAGCAGGGCAATCTGATCCTGGTTTCGACCGTGCTGATGCTGCTCATCATCGTGCCGGTGATGGCGCTGACGATCTTTTTCGCCTGGCGCTATCGCGCCGCGAACAAGGCCGCGACCTACAAGCCCGACTGGGACCATTCGACGCAGCTTGAGCTGGTGATCTGGGCAGCGCCGCTGCTCATCATCATCTGTCTGGGGGCGGTGACATGGGTCGCGACCCATTTGCTCGATCCCTATCGCCCGCTGGCGCGCACCGCGCCGGGTCAGCCGGTCGCGGCGGCGACACAGCCGATCGACGTGCAGGTTGTCGCGCTCGACTGGAAATGGCTGTTCATCTACCCCGAACAGGGCATTGCGACGGTAAACGAGCTGGCGCTGCCCGCGCATCATCCGGTGCGGTTCCGCATTTCGGCATCGTCGGTGATGAACAGCTTTTACATCCCCGCGCTTGCCGGCCAGATTTATGCGATGCCGGGCATGGAGACGAAGCTCCACGGCGTCTTCAACCAGACCGGCGACTTCACGGGCTTTTCGGCCAATTATTCGGGCGCCGGCTTTTCGAACATGCGCTTCGCGGTGAAGAGCCTCGACGATGCTGGTTTCGCCGCCTGGGTCGCCGCCACAAAGGCCGAGGGCAAGACGCTCGACCGCAACGCCTATCTCGCGCTCGAAAAGCCCAGCGAAAGGGCGCCCGTACAGCGCTTCGCGGCGGTCGAACCGCAGCTATTCGACGCCGTGGTCAACATGTGCGTCGAAGCCGGCAAGATGTGCATGCACGACATGATGTCGATCGACGCCGCGGGCGGTGCCGGCATTGCGGGCATCCACAATGTTCGCAGCCTGGCCTATGACAAGTTCGCCGCGCGCGGCTCCGAGCCCGGATATTGGGGCAAGCGCTATGTCGCCGCGCTGTGCAGTGCGCCGCTGATGGCGAAGGCCGACACCCCCGACGCCGCGCCGGCGAGCCAGGCGCCGCTGACGGGCGCCGGCCTGCCCAGCCCCGGCAAGCGCGCCGCACCCGCGCAGACCGCGCTCAACGCCGCCTCGCCCCGCCCGCTTTCCTGA
- the cyoB gene encoding cytochrome o ubiquinol oxidase subunit I, whose product MTPHPAPETGPFLGRLSLDAIPIHEPILIFTFAAVVIGGIAVLGLITKFRLWGYLWKEWFTTVDHKRIGIMYMILGLIMFLRGFADAIMMRLQQAMAFGGSEGYLNAHHYDQIFTAHGVIMIFFVAMPFITGLMNYIVPLQIGARDVSFPFLNNFSFWMTTAGAVLVMISLFVGEFAQTGWLAYPPLSGIAYSPNVGVDYYIWALQIAGVGTTLSGINLIVTILKLRAPGMGLMKMPVFTWTSLCANILIVASFPVLTAVLALLTLDRYLGTNFFTNDFGGSPMMYVNLIWIWGHPEVYILILPLFGVFSEVTSTFSGKKLFGYTSMVYATIVITILSYLVWLHHFFTMGSGASVNSFFGITTMVISIPTGAKLFNWLFTMYRGRIRFDLPMMWTVAFMLTFVVGGMTGVLLAVPPADFVLHNSLFLIAHFHNVIIGGVLFGLFAAINYWWPKAFGFKLNVFWGKISFWCWVVGFWLAFMPLYILGLMGVTRRMRVFDDPSLQIWFVIAAIGAAVIAAGIAAMLVQFAVSIWKRDELRDESGDPWGGRTLEWATSSPPPDYNFAFTPVIHSLDAWHDMKTRGAERPVGGFRDIHMPSNTGAGIILAGISLVMGFALVWHIWWLAALGFVGLVGGAITHTFNYKRDFHIPAATVAEVEDARTRQLAAAGA is encoded by the coding sequence ATGACCCCGCACCCCGCCCCCGAAACCGGCCCTTTCCTCGGCCGCCTGTCGCTCGACGCGATTCCGATCCACGAACCGATCCTGATCTTCACTTTCGCCGCGGTGGTGATCGGCGGGATCGCGGTGCTCGGCCTGATCACCAAATTTCGCCTCTGGGGCTATTTGTGGAAAGAGTGGTTCACCACCGTCGACCACAAGCGCATCGGGATCATGTACATGATCCTGGGGCTGATCATGTTCCTGCGCGGCTTTGCCGACGCGATCATGATGCGGTTGCAGCAGGCGATGGCGTTCGGCGGGTCCGAAGGCTATCTGAACGCGCACCATTATGACCAGATCTTCACCGCGCACGGGGTGATCATGATCTTCTTCGTGGCGATGCCCTTCATCACCGGCCTGATGAACTATATCGTCCCGCTGCAGATCGGCGCGCGCGACGTCAGCTTTCCCTTCCTCAACAATTTCAGCTTCTGGATGACGACCGCGGGCGCCGTGCTCGTCATGATCTCGCTGTTCGTCGGCGAGTTCGCGCAGACGGGCTGGCTGGCCTATCCGCCGCTGTCGGGCATCGCCTACAGCCCCAATGTCGGGGTCGATTATTATATCTGGGCGCTGCAGATCGCGGGGGTCGGCACCACGTTGTCGGGGATCAACCTGATCGTCACCATCCTGAAGCTGCGTGCGCCCGGCATGGGCCTGATGAAGATGCCGGTCTTCACCTGGACCAGCCTGTGCGCGAACATCCTGATCGTCGCGTCCTTTCCCGTGCTGACCGCGGTGCTCGCGCTGCTGACGCTCGACCGCTATCTCGGCACCAACTTCTTCACCAACGACTTCGGCGGATCGCCGATGATGTATGTGAACCTGATCTGGATCTGGGGGCACCCCGAAGTCTATATCCTGATCCTGCCGCTATTCGGCGTGTTCAGCGAAGTGACCTCGACCTTTTCGGGCAAGAAGCTCTTCGGCTATACCTCGATGGTCTATGCGACGATCGTCATCACGATCCTGAGCTACCTCGTCTGGCTGCACCATTTCTTCACCATGGGATCGGGCGCGAGCGTCAACAGCTTCTTCGGGATCACGACGATGGTGATCTCCATCCCGACGGGCGCCAAGCTCTTCAACTGGCTGTTCACCATGTACCGCGGCCGCATCCGTTTCGACCTGCCGATGATGTGGACGGTGGCCTTCATGCTGACCTTCGTGGTCGGCGGGATGACCGGCGTGCTGCTCGCGGTTCCGCCCGCCGACTTCGTGCTGCACAACTCGCTGTTCCTGATCGCGCATTTCCACAATGTCATCATCGGCGGCGTCCTGTTCGGCCTGTTCGCGGCGATCAACTATTGGTGGCCCAAGGCCTTCGGCTTCAAGCTTAACGTCTTCTGGGGCAAGATCAGCTTCTGGTGCTGGGTCGTCGGCTTCTGGCTTGCCTTCATGCCGCTCTATATACTCGGCCTGATGGGGGTGACCCGCCGGATGCGCGTGTTCGACGATCCCAGCCTGCAAATCTGGTTCGTCATCGCCGCCATCGGCGCCGCCGTCATCGCGGCGGGGATCGCCGCCATGCTCGTCCAGTTTGCGGTCAGCATCTGGAAGCGCGACGAACTGCGTGACGAAAGCGGCGATCCGTGGGGTGGCCGGACGCTCGAATGGGCCACCAGTTCGCCGCCGCCCGACTATAATTTCGCTTTCACGCCGGTGATCCACTCGCTCGACGCATGGCACGACATGAAGACGCGCGGTGCCGAGCGACCGGTCGGCGGCTTCCGCGACATCCATATGCCGAGCAACACCGGCGCCGGGATCATCCTTGCGGGGATCAGCCTGGTGATGGGTTTCGCGCTTGTCTGGCATATCTGGTGGCTCGCCGCGCTAGGCTTCGTCGGCCTGGTCGGCGGTGCGATCACCCACACCTTCAACTACAAGCGCGACTTCCATATCCCCGCCGCGACAGTGGCCGAGGTCGAGGATGCGCGCACCCGCCAGCTTGCGGCGGCCGGAGCCTGA
- the cyoC gene encoding cytochrome o ubiquinol oxidase subunit III: MSSTTLPAVGEAPAFYELDEHPHPEGHSTMLGFWIYLMSDCLIFAILFACYAVLGGNYAAGPAPKDLFDLKLIALNTAMLLLSSITYGFAVLQMQQGKVKGTQFWLAITGLFGLAFLSIELYEFHHLIELGATPQRSAFLSAFFTLVGTHGLHVTFGIIWLVTLMIQLGKHGLIAANKRRVMCLSMFWHFLDVVWIGVFTIVYLMGMLR, from the coding sequence ATGAGCAGCACCACCCTCCCCGCCGTGGGCGAAGCGCCCGCCTTCTACGAACTCGACGAGCATCCCCATCCCGAAGGGCACAGCACGATGCTGGGCTTCTGGATCTATCTGATGAGCGACTGCCTCATCTTCGCGATCCTGTTCGCCTGCTATGCGGTGCTCGGCGGCAATTATGCCGCGGGGCCGGCACCCAAGGATCTGTTCGATCTGAAGCTGATCGCGCTCAACACCGCGATGCTGCTCCTTTCGTCGATCACCTATGGCTTCGCCGTGCTCCAGATGCAGCAGGGCAAGGTGAAGGGGACTCAGTTCTGGCTGGCGATCACCGGTCTGTTCGGCCTCGCCTTCCTGAGTATCGAGCTATACGAATTCCACCATCTGATCGAACTTGGCGCGACGCCGCAGCGCAGCGCCTTTCTGTCGGCCTTCTTCACGCTGGTCGGGACCCACGGGCTGCACGTGACCTTCGGGATCATCTGGCTGGTGACCCTGATGATCCAGCTCGGCAAGCATGGGCTGATCGCCGCGAACAAGCGTCGCGTCATGTGCCTGTCGATGTTCTGGCACTTCCTCGACGTCGTGTGGATCGGCGTCTTCACGATCGTCTATCTGATGGGAATGCTGCGATGA
- the cyoD gene encoding cytochrome o ubiquinol oxidase subunit IV: protein MSANHDHHAADHAHHEIEMPHASMRDYAIGFVLSVILTAIPFWMVMTMPLSTGVTAAIIMGFAVVQIVVHMVYFLHMTPKAEGGWSMTSLLFTIIVVVIMLAGSLWVMHHLNTNMMPMPHDMSQLP from the coding sequence ATGAGCGCGAACCACGACCACCACGCCGCCGACCACGCGCATCACGAGATCGAGATGCCGCACGCGTCGATGCGCGATTATGCGATCGGTTTCGTCCTGTCGGTGATCCTGACCGCCATCCCCTTCTGGATGGTGATGACGATGCCGCTGTCGACCGGTGTGACCGCGGCGATCATCATGGGCTTCGCGGTGGTTCAGATCGTCGTCCACATGGTGTATTTCCTGCACATGACGCCGAAGGCGGAGGGCGGCTGGTCGATGACCTCGCTGCTGTTCACGATCATCGTCGTCGTGATCATGCTGGCGGGGTCGCTATGGGTGATGCACCACCTCAACACCAATATGATGCCGATGCCGCACGACATGAGCCAGTTGCCGTGA
- a CDS encoding SURF1 family protein: protein MTRPRRAAFAAAALVVAALLAALGVWQLERREWKHALVAAVDVRIHAAPVPAPPPAAWRGIDAAHDAYRRVTATGRFRHDRETLVQAVTDRGAGYWVMTPLETPGFTLLVNRGFVPRERRDPATRAAGNTAGPTTVTGLLRVTEHGGGFLRANDPHANRWYSRDVAAIAAARGLGRTAPYFVDADAAPNPGGLPVGGLTVVKFPDNHLVYALTWFALMLLALFFTWRLWRPGADASNMPDE from the coding sequence GTGACCCGGCCGCGCCGCGCGGCCTTTGCCGCGGCGGCGCTGGTCGTGGCGGCGCTGCTCGCGGCGCTGGGCGTCTGGCAGCTCGAACGGCGCGAGTGGAAACATGCGCTGGTCGCGGCGGTCGATGTGCGCATCCACGCCGCCCCCGTTCCCGCGCCACCACCGGCCGCATGGCGCGGCATCGACGCGGCCCACGACGCCTATCGCCGCGTCACCGCGACGGGCCGCTTTCGCCACGACCGCGAGACGCTGGTTCAGGCGGTCACCGATCGCGGTGCCGGCTATTGGGTGATGACGCCGCTCGAAACGCCCGGCTTCACGCTGCTCGTCAATCGCGGCTTCGTGCCGCGCGAGCGCCGCGATCCGGCAACGCGCGCCGCGGGCAATACCGCCGGACCTACGACGGTAACCGGACTGCTGCGGGTGACCGAGCACGGCGGCGGCTTCCTGCGCGCCAATGATCCCCACGCGAACCGCTGGTATTCGCGCGACGTCGCCGCGATCGCAGCGGCGCGCGGTCTCGGCCGCACCGCGCCCTATTTCGTCGATGCCGACGCTGCGCCGAACCCCGGCGGCCTGCCCGTGGGCGGGCTGACCGTCGTCAAATTCCCCGACAATCATCTGGTCTATGCGCTGACCTGGTTCGCGCTGATGCTGCTCGCGCTGTTTTTTACCTGGCGGCTGTGGCGTCCGGGCGCCGATGCGTCCAATATGCCGGACGAATGA